The Solanum lycopersicum chromosome 8, SLM_r2.1 DNA segment ttttttctcaacCACTAATtccaactctttttttttcaaccacTAATATCAACTCAATTGATAGATTATTCCACTTATAAGAGTAGGGACCGGTTATTGAATTTTGTTGGTTAAGAAGTGCTTAAATTTCTCTTGTTACTttgaaaaatagagaagaaacaGCCAAATTGAGaatttcaaaacaaaacctATTTGACATAATGTCGACATTTTTTTAAAGTGCAAGGAAAAGGACTAATTATTGTAAAAAGCAAAATAAACATATTGGCTTGTATACATTTAAAGGGGTATTGTACCTTattgttacaaaaaaaagataCATGTTATACGAATTACTCTAGTATTCTTTCCACATGCTTGTTTGTGATAGAGAGAACATGACTTTTGATCTTATAATCCCCACGATATATCTAATATAGTTATATAAATAGGATTTGGAaataatattatgtatgtaATATGCAAATCTTTTGTGATATTAAAAGAttgtttttgagaaatattcttctttaaaaaaaatatagtaatcaaaatagaaagagaaaataGTCAAATCCCACTTAATCTATTACCACATTTCTAACTATACACTCATACTTTGCGGGGTTCTAATACCtctttatacattttaaaaatgaaatatatagctCCCTAAAAAGTCACATCAAATTTTtgtcatatatattaattattaataaaaaatttatgatatctttctttgttttatttttcttttatattttttctttctctttccagccattttcttcttttctttttctttcttgttttctttttccttcttttaccATTGAAgagaaaatttctaaatttttatttatactaattttaaaCTTACATTTATGGAATGTATAGTTAtgaaatttcaagttttattataaaaagGTAAAGTTATAAATCTTTGATAATCTTTCATTTCTTACAATTGAATAATCTTTTTTCcaccattttcaacttcttgcAAACATCAAAAGTTTATCAATTGGAAAGGTAAAATTTAGCAAGAATTTTAGTTCTAACCGTTTCATCTACTATTTGATTGATAATCAAGTTATTTTCATGGATGAATTTGTTGAATTCTTCAAATTGAGGTAATAGATACATAACAATGgatctttttatttctattttcaaaatcaCATGTGAGTTTTGTTGACAACCCAAAAAATTTTCTGaacttgaatttaaattatcaaaCTAAGGCACCAAAAAATCAAGATAAAAATTTGCTAATCCATTTGGTCATGCGGTTAGACATGATGattatcaattttaataatattaataaggagctgattttcaaaattttctaatttcGTGCACAAATTGAATAAACAAAATTCTAGAATCAAGAAGAATAATGAAATTCCACGGTGAATCCAAACTTAGAGAAGGTGAGTTATGAAGAGATTTGATTTATGttgttgtgaagaagaaaggaaataaaaaaaaattaaaaatgcacatatttatgaaaagaaaatttattatttgttttggtCCTCACTCTCTTTAAGAGAGTGAAATACACTCACTATGCCACATAAGCGTTTAGAGAGTAAATTATATCAGTTTAAAaaagttcaggagggtaatagaaCACCCGTAAAATTGAAGTGTGTAATTGAGATTTCAAGTAATAGTTTGGGAGGACTTTAGACcattttctcaaataaaaaaaaataaaaaataatgacaacaAAACTATCAAATATACAAAACAAACAAGTCTCTTAATCTCAAGATAAgggtttgaaaaagaaaaaacgtACAActatttttctatcattttttaaattaaaaagtacaaattaaaatttctagCAAGACCAAGTGAATCATATTAGCAAATTGAttaaaactaaacatgcaatgATGTCTCCATCTTGTATATCTTAAAATGTATGAACAAAAAACTTATAAAAGATTTGacatacaattttatatatatatatatatagatatatataaagaatTGTTATGTATAACGAAACCAATTGACTTGATAATAAAAATCTAATTGTTAtatcagaaagaaaaaatcatgGCAAGCACTTAGCTTGACTCAAACGGCATCAAATGCATCCATCAAATTATTTAACGTGCACTCTTTGAAAGTTGAAAGAATGATCGTAATGTTTGAATCTTTTACTAGATATTGATTGCCATTAACttaattattgtgattaattaatacaaatgaCTAAATAACAACAGTTGATggacacatacatacatatatataacttGAGCTGATTGTATGTTAAATTTCAACAAAGTTTAAATAGTACGTTCTTGGAAAGGTCAATTAGGTTAAAATATGATTAGGTCTCCCCTCCCCTCCGCAATGAACATTAAGCACACAATCACactcaaaatattatttcttctacttcaatttatttgtcttattttttttgaaaaattatttggatGAGTACCTATTAATTTTAGcaataacttttatttattaccattaacAACAATACTATATTCAATATGCAATGTGTATtataagtgaattatgtatgcaatatatttgtgttataactagtttttttaaaaaaaaatattatgtttatttggttagaattgtcacattgtattataagtcattaaaatgtgtgataaatgtccatcaataaaacttgtattatatgtgaataataatcTGTTCTtcttaatatgtattaaaattgtattataaatattttaaaagtgatcaagtcaATAACAAATTGTTATTGCTAtaagtgataaatatttttaatatagtatatttatgttataagtttccgtctctttttttgtttattcaaaaaaaaattacgctcttcttttttgatgattctttaattttaatttttcacgtggcatgtttaagatcaAAAGATATCTTCAATACATTCtaagtatttcttttatttttttaattccatATTAAGtcataatcaaataaataaattaaaacacaaTATTATTAAATGAGACAAATTGAATATTGCTTTAGTTTATTCTATTTGACTCTATTTCGCACCGTCTCTTTTATATTGATGTATTTGGCACTAATTTTTTAGTCAAACAAGTTGGTTGCTAATATAATAGTAGTTGGGAAAAAGAACAATTAACAAGTTGAGGCTTTGTTCatgtcttttttattaattaatttatgtatatgcTGCTAGCATCATTTTCAGACACtaattaagaagaagaaaaaaaaagattgcagacttataattattgaaaaattcaaGATAAATAGATGCAAGTTATAACTATTCTCCATGCACcttgaaaaaataatgaaaagaaatatttgtttaattacTGACCTCTTCTTTTGTAAAGGaatattcttgtttttttattcCTTTATTGATTGTCATTCATCAACTTCTAATTTAGGACCgcacattatattataatacaATTAATCGTGATTAGTGCACAAAAAAGTGGCAAAAACACAATGTTTCATGATGTATAGGAAAAGGTCgtcaaaaaagataaaaataatatttatccaACAAAAGAtctaaaaagatattttatataatatttaagttCTAAGACAATATGCTTAACACTACTTCTTATATTAATAATGGAAGTTTGACAATTAGttcctatatatatatcctCTAGTACTGGTTCTCCATGACACGTTTACTCTTTCTTATTGGTGGAAACTGATTTATATGGTCAGATTAAATACTCCctcttaagaaaattttaaacaaaaattattttattaaatgatatttagaaatttaaaatttgattattactattttatattgttatgtTAAAGgtaatttgaagaaaagaaaccttttaatttataaaaataaataaataaataaataaaataaaataaaaatatctactTTTAATATAGAGACTAAAATGGATTAGTATAAGAGGTCAAGTTAACGAAATTAGGAAGTATTACCTAACTTACCTGATTAGTATTCAACATTGACGTGCATTAATTGTGTGAGTTATATATGTATGAGTCCaaactattaaattttttgattaagttttaatattattttcttaatcatattgatatgtaaaaGATTGTTAGTACCTGATTAGTGTTATTCATGTagcttttgaatttttaaacttttttttattaaaaatattaaattaatataatttaatttaattttaaaattaatatttaaaagcgtaacatgataaataaaataattggttaaaattataaaataattaaattattattattatttctaatatatatttgatgtgATAATGTGAAAGATACAACGAACGAAcgataaattataattgtaaaTGAAATTTTATACAGCCGGAAGGAGGGGCGGAGCCAACATGAGTATTAAATGAATACATCGTACATGATTCTGTGTGTACACAACAAACCATTACTTGATATCTGtgctatttttgtttttatcatttaaatttgattcgaagttcaaaaataaaaccATATAGATCATAGTTAACATATCTTAATAGCAACGAATAAAATAAACACTACAAAACTCAAAAACCAAGCCACAAAATTATAAAGCATATAGTCATTTATAGAGCATCTAAACAACTCTGATCATGAGTACAAATATAAAGAGATATAACATGAAAGtccaaaataaattaacataagCATACTAAATAATTTCAGTCGATTGCTTTTTATTATATGATGCATACAACTTGGATCGATTCAATCTATAAATTGACAATTTTTAATCCTACTTTTTTAATATGTGGAGATAGCGTATGTTCGATTTTGAGATAAATATAAGTATTTGAAGATTTTCGAAAGTCATATAACATGTAATTACAACAAGTTATGAAGAATTGTATTAAAAAATGTCTGAAAAAAGTTACTTTAAAGATAGTGAAATAACATATGGTAAAGAAAAAGTCTTTTACGTGAAGAGGTGaagataaaataaagagaaaatacataaagttaaagttgttttgaatttttaaaaattatactttaacTTTGCAATCGTTTTATTATCTCATTAAACTATTTTGAATagatataattatatcatttttcgcCCAcctgaataaataaataatataattttattttttatagggaaaatatccaagtaccccctcaacctatgcccgaaatcccagagacacacttatactatactaaggtcctattaccccccttaacttattttatatgtaattttctactcctttttagtcgacgtggcactagttcgaaaaaaaaagtcaaccatcgttgggcccacaagatagtgccacgtaagctaaaaaggggtaaaaaattattaataaaataagttcagggaggtaataggaccttagtatagtataagtgtgtcactgagatttcggacataggttgagagggtacttgggcattatcccttttttataagtacttttattatataatatatttttttattttaacttgttttccttttccttttttctttcttcttcgtaGATCCATTTTCATCTCTATCCATTAAAGTTTCTTACTTTTAATGTCATCATTCTTATCACAActccatctttcttttttattactattaattttactctttttaattttaaaattttatctaaatattttcttaaattttgaacaatttgataaacccattagatttcaagatgattaggaagtatcatatagttttttctattcgatttcaattaagttcttctaatttttgggaattaattgattcttttaaaattatcatttctaattttgaatttatatgaaaatgaatagTTTATGATACTTTctaattttcttagaaaaataagtctaaaaaaataatatgaatttttattaagaatttgatcagaaaaagaaaataaaaaaagggagTAGAGCTCAATTTGACATGGGGTGTAggaggtgaagaaaaaaaagataatggaAGAATGAATCACTTGAAAGTGGGAGGTGGGAGATGATGTGAAATTTaagataaatcaaaattaaaaatcaaaaaataagagaaagagaaataaagttttaaaaaaaagataaaggaaaaatttaagataagaaaaatacattttaaattaaattaacacaTGTCATATAATGATTGGTGTGTGAACATATTTGCTTCTTAAAACTTGAAAGTGATCGGAAAATGAGACaataatatatgttcaaaattatttaatggtTATAAgacaattacaaaattaaaatatctttttacaAAATCGAGACAACATCAATAGCGactaaaatataactttgtgaAGTAGTTGTACAAAGTGATCATTCAATGAACAAAAATGTCAAGCACTCGTACTAAAAAGGCAATtgaaaaattaacttatttatgaTATTCGTGATCAATTGTTATAAGATTTATTGAAATTTAGTGAAACTGGTAAAGATATAAATAGTGGTTTCACATTTTTATGAAATGGTTGAGTCATTTCATATTTCTTAACAAATTCAAAGTCACTTAGATCAAATCCTAAAAAATCAATTACACAATTTGATTATCCATTCGCTCACTACTCCAATTATgtaattagatttttaattgGAGTCCAAATATTCTTTGAAGTTTCCATTTGTCAAGATAATAATTACGTATAGAATTCctaatttttccttttgaaaCTAAAGTCTCTATTATTAGATAAATCTAATCAAGTTTGAGTATATTTAatctataataaattaatatcttGAATCTTAAGGTTAAGTAAGTTAATTTGAAATACATATTCAACAAGTCTCTAATTTTTGCACTTGAACAACTGATGGTTCAAGCGATGAGACATGTGTTTaatcttcatctttttcatACCTTTCCATTAAAATAGTTCCCAAAGGTCTGTATACAAATTTGTAATAGCAGTATGCACGAATATCTCAAGTTATGGTCATAATCAAATATCaagttatttttaatcattaaaaccTCAATTACAAAGGTGAACATTAACCTACAATACACCGCTTGAATTAGAATTCTACCGCTTTTCAAAATTCACCTCACTTTATCGAAACTATAATTAGTGAACCTAATTTGTATCGTAAAAGTCAACTAGCTAgacaattaatattataaacatATTAACATGCCTGAAACCAATTAGaagattataaataaataaaacaagatttattagtttatgtaagtttttttaaaataatatataaataaataaaacaagatTTATGAGTtaatgtaagttttttttttaataaaaataattaagaaaaaaaaagtttttgatgaatttgattTGAGTAATAGTATAAGGCAGAGATGTCGACAGAGTGATGCTCATTCTCTTATTTTAGAAGCGACTGTTCTCAAGTCTCTCTCTTGTTGTTTACAAATAATGTCGACATCCAAATCTCCATCTCTGTTTCTTATAATCTTCTATTTTCTCCCCATACCCTTTCCCTTTCTACCAATTATAAGAAAAGGGGTTTTCAAGAATCATTACAATATTCTTGTTAGATTAATATTTTGACAAAAACCCTACAAAGATTTGTGCTTTCTCTGTTTGTTAATTGAAAAGAATTTCATTCCCTCAACCCCATGTCATTCATTGAGGTTCGTTCTTTTATACTTGGTGCCCCCACTTCTTTTATAAGTATTATTGAAAGCTGTGAGTTCTATtcttatacttttattatttcCAGGATCTCACGTCTTTGTTTGTTATGGACCATATTAGACAAAAGACTGGTTCTTTATCAGGTAAATTACTAGCTCTAATTGTTATGGGGATTGTGGAAAGGGAAAAACAATTCAATCTTTATTTCTTGGTTTGGCTTCCTTTGGTTTGTTACTGATGAAGAATTCCCAAgagtagtttttttttgttttccggaattttttttgtttgaggtTCTGATTGGCTACTCATCAGTTATCTGAAAGTTCGATACTGTTTAAATTTAGTTTGCCTGTTTATCAGTAGTTCAATTTTTGAGTCTTATGATGAAACTGGACATTCTTTGCTTTAAGTAGTTGTTATTTTTAACAGTTCTCTCCAAAATGCACTGTTTTTGGAGGATTCTGACCAGCATATCAATTTTGTACTGTTCTggtttttatgaaatgttgggGTTATTGACTTCTAAGTTTGAATTGGTATATCTAGTGATTCTTGTCTTCATTTGCTCTGCAACTGGCGGTTGAATCTGTTCAATACTTTAATTATGTAGAAATTGAAATGATTTCGACATTCTTACTATTCTTTTTGTCAAAACAGATACGATTATGCTGAAAGTTTCTGAATCTATTTCCAATACTGCCTGTGGCAGTGCTGTTGATGAGATGGAAGGATGCCGAGATAACTCTGCTGCTCTCACCCTTAAAATAGTGGCTATCTCTGCCATCCTAATAGCTGGTGTTTGTGGAGTTGGCATCCCATTGGTTGGCAAGAAGCACCGATTCCTTCGAACTGACTCTAATCTATTTTTTACTGCTAAAGCCTTCGCTGCTGGTGTCATCCTCGCCACAGGTTTTGTACACATGTTACCAGGTGCCACTTCATCGTTAACTAATCCTTGTCTTCCGAAATCTCCTTGGTCGAAATTCCCTTTTGCTGGTTTTATCGCTATGATGGCTGCATTGGCTACCTTGGTGGTTGACTTTGTTGGGACTCAGTATTATGAAAAGAAACAAGAGAAACAAAACCAAAAAGATCAGACTGATTCAGCCGACTTGGTGTCGGAATCAGCTATTGTACCAGTTGAGCCAAAGCCAAGGAATGAGAAATTGTTTGGTGAAGAAGAAGGTGGTGCAATACACATTGTGGGGATGCATGCGCATGCTGCTCATCACAGACATAGCCATTCACATGAACATGGGGACGTGAGGGAGCATTCCCATGGTCATTCCCACTCCCATAGCTTCGGTGGTGGGGATGAGGAAGGTGGAGTGAGGCATGTTGTTGTTTCTCAGGTAATTTTACTTAAAACTATTTCACACGTCATTGAACGCGTTTCTCTGTACTTCTTGGCTTAAGTTTGTTGTGATTGGAATTCGGTGAATGTTGTCCAAAAGGTTTCGATTATCTCATCAGTTTTGTAGGCTTTAAAGAAATCAATTCCATTTCCTAAATGCCTGCATTTATGAGAAAGAGGATGTTTGGACTTTCTTGTATATCATTCATAGAAACTTGACgtaaattttcttaaatgatTTGTATTTTGAATGAATGTTTTACCAAATTTACGACAACTTGGAAGGTTTTTGTgtaattgatgaagaaattcaatagaCGACTCCAACTTAATTTGGGATAATGGCATATGCAGTTGATTGATTGCAGCTTTCTATAAGTTTCTGTTTCCATGAGCTTTGATGAAGGCATAGACAATTTGTATTGTGCTATTTAATTTCTAACTTTTGGGTGCTCAAGATTTTTGCCCAAACTCTGAGATACTGCATATATTATCATGTGAAATCTAACTTCACATGGGATTGTACCTAAATTCTGTTAAATGCTTCCCTTGGTCAATCAGGTGGCCTTGATTACATATTTTTGCTATGGTGCATCGAGTTGTTCACAGAATTCTTTATGTATTTGCAGATTTATCTTTGTGTATTTCTCATAATATCTGATTTCTTGGGCTGCTTCCTTCCTTGTGTATTTATAAGACTGGGACCAGattgttacttttatttagtCAGCAAATGAGCAAAAGTTTGATTTGCCACGTCTTTGTCAAAATACTTCAATGTTTGTAATACCTGTCAGTTTGATGGTGTTTATATACTTGGTCATTCAAACAAATTCTTTCCCTTGCAGGTCTTGGAGCTTGGGATAGTATCACATTCTATCATAATTGGTGTATCATTGGGTGTCTCAGAAAGTCCATGTACAATAAGACCCTTGCTCGTAGCGTTGTCATTCCACCAGTTCTTTGAAGGCTTTGCATTAGGAGGTTGCATCTCACAGGCACAGTTCAGTTCCCTGCGTTCCACTGTAATGG contains these protein-coding regions:
- the LOC101259773 gene encoding zinc transporter 4, chloroplastic; the encoded protein is MSFIEDLTSLFVMDHIRQKTGSLSDTIMLKVSESISNTACGSAVDEMEGCRDNSAALTLKIVAISAILIAGVCGVGIPLVGKKHRFLRTDSNLFFTAKAFAAGVILATGFVHMLPGATSSLTNPCLPKSPWSKFPFAGFIAMMAALATLVVDFVGTQYYEKKQEKQNQKDQTDSADLVSESAIVPVEPKPRNEKLFGEEEGGAIHIVGMHAHAAHHRHSHSHEHGDVREHSHGHSHSHSFGGGDEEGGVRHVVVSQVLELGIVSHSIIIGVSLGVSESPCTIRPLLVALSFHQFFEGFALGGCISQAQFSSLRSTVMATFFAITTPLGIAIGIGAASSYDPHSPRALVVEGILNSISAGILVYMALVDLIAADFLSKRMSCNTRLQVVSYFALFLGAGLMSLLAIWA